The sequence below is a genomic window from Chitinophagales bacterium.
GCATGGGGTTTTGATCTTCAGGCTGCCTGCTCTGGTTTTTTATACGCAATAACTGTTGCATCAAAGATGATTGAATCGGGCACTATAAGACGGGCCATAGTAGTGGGTGCCGATAAAATGTCATCCATTATTGACTATACTGACCGCGCTACCTGCGTAATATTCGGAGACGGAGGAGGAGCCGTTCTCCTTGAGCCAAATTTGCATGGTTTAGGTATCCTGGACTGCATCATGTATTCTGACGGTGCTGGGATGGTTCATCTTCATCAGAAAGCAGGCGGTTCGGCTATGCCCGCTTCAAAAGAAACAGTGGATAAGCGCTTGCATTACGTCTACCAGGAAGGGCAGGCTGTTTACAAGTTTGCAGTGTCACGCATGGCCGATGTGGGCTATGAAATTATGACTAAAAACGGGTTAACGCCTGATGATATAGCATGGCTAGTGCCTCACCAGGCTAATAAAAGAATTATTGACGCCACAGCACAAAAGATGGGACTGCCGGAAAGTAAAGTGATGATTAATATTCAGAAGTTTGGAAATACCACCAATGGCACCATACCGCTGTGTCTTTGGGAATGGGAAAAAAAATTACATAAAGGAGATAACCTGGTACTTGCCGCATTTGGTGGAGGCTTTACCTGGGGCGCGGTATATATGAAATGGGCCTACGAGTCCTGATAAGCTTAAAATAATTATCTTAAAGAAGCGAAATAATTACTTAAACCAGATATAATGGCAACAACTCAGGATATAAAAAAAGGTTTAACGATTCAATACAAGAACGATCTTTATACCATTGTAGATTTTCAGCATGTGAAACCGGGAAAAGGTGGTGCATTTGTGAGAACAAAATTAAAAAGCGTTACTACCGGTAAAGTGATAGATCAAACCTGGAACTCTGGTGAAGAAATAATCCCGGTTTATGTTCAGCGGAAAAAATACCAGTTTTTATATAAAGATGAAAGTGGGTATAGTTTCATGGATCAAAATACTTTTGACCAGGTTACCCTTGATGAAGAAATGGTGGTAGGCCATGAATTTATAAAAGAAGGGCAGGAAGTGGAAATTGCCTTTCATTCAGAAACAGATAAACCTCTTTCCTGTGAATTACCGGCATTTGTGATTCTTGAAATAACTTATTCAGAGCCTGGAGTAAAAGGAGATACTGCGAATAATCCGATGAAAAAAGCAATACTTGAAACAGGTACTGAAATCAGTGTTCCTTTATTTGTGGACAGCGGTATTAAAATAAAAGTAGATACCCGAACCGGTTCTTACGTAGAGCGGGTTAAAGTATAGCGATCTGTATAGAATGTATAGAAAAAACCCCTCTGCTTGGAAGCAGAGGGGAAAAAATCCTAACTATGGCTACTAGCTCGGTTTTTTTATTGTTGACCTTTTTTGTAATCCGCTAAAAACTTTTCTAATCCAATATCTGTAAGAGGATGTTTTAATAAGCCTGTAATGGATTCCAAAGGTGAGGTACAAATATCAGCTCCCGCTTCTGCACATTTTACAATATGTAGAGGACTGCGGATAGATGCTGCCAGCACTTCTGTTTTTATTCCATAATTGCTGTAAATCAATACAATTTGTTCTATCAGTTGTACTCCATCCCAGTTTGAATCGTCAATTCTACCAATAAATGGTGATACAATATTGGCACCGGCCTTTGAAGCCAGCAACGCCTGGCCTGCCGAAAAAATTAAAGTACAATTGGTTTTAATTCCATTATCTGAGAACCACTTTAATGCCTTTACGCCTTCTTTAATCATTGGCACTTTAACCAGAATAGCGGGATGAAGCGCTGCTAGTTTTTTACCTTCTGCAACTATTCCATCAAAGTCCGTGGAAATCACTTCCGCGCTTATATTCTGCCCGACCATTTCGCAGATAGTAACATAATGCTTCATGATGTTCTCTTCTCCGCGTATGCCTTCCTTTGCCATTAAAGATGGATTGGTAGTTACTCCATCTAAAATGCCTAAATCATTCGCCTCTTTAATCTGATCAAGGTTTGCTGTATCTATAAAAAATTTCATATTGGAGAATTAAAAAATGGGCAAGTTTCTTATATCGCACCGCTACAACCGCTTACCCTTGCTGCCTTCCGACCCTGGGGGAGTTCAGCAGGAGCTGGTCGTATAAGTCTTGCCCGCAACAAAGATAATTTAAATAGCCCCAAAACAATTCGAACAATCTAAAAATAGTTTTTCACAACAGCCTTAAAGAATCTGTGCAAAAGTTTGTTTGAAGTTCACCAAAGCCCCAACCCCGATTCTATCGAATATTTAATTAATACCTACTTAAAGACATTATGTAAATTACATAGAACATTGATTTCGAGATAAGTATCACCTACCATATATATGAAGATAATAGAATAAGTATTATGATTACACCTATAAAACGGTTATACTTCTAATGATTATCCGACATTTATAATAATAATTATTACATATATGTTTAAATGCAGGCAGTTTTTTTCATAATATTTTGCACGTCTGCTTCATACCTTTGTCAAAATATTGCATTTGGATAATATCACTCATGCGGTACTGGGCGCTTCGATAGGAGAACTAACTGCAGGAAAAAAGTTAGGAAAAAAAGCGCTTCTATGGGGTGCTTTAGCGGCAAATCTTCCTGATATAGATGTATTCTTTTCTTCTTTCCAGAAAATTCCGGATTCTTTATTAACCCACCGGGGATTTACTCATTCTATTTTGTTTTGTGCTTTAGCCACATTGCTGCTGGCATGGTGGTTTAATAACATGTTCCGAAGGTATAATGCAGCATTTGAGGACTGGGCCAGGTTGTTCGGATTCAGTTTATTTTCCCACATAATACTCGATTCCCTGACTACATATGGTACGGGATGGTTTGAGCCCTTTAGCCATTACCGGGTTTCATTCAACACCATTTTTGTCCTTGATCCTACTTATACAATTCCTCTTTTAATATCTTTCATCGCATTAGTAATTCTAAAATCTTCTTCACTAAAAAGAAAATACTGGCTATGGGCTGGCCTCATTATAAGCAGTTCTTACCTGCTGTTCGACTTTATCAATAAGATTTCGGTTGATACCCTGTTTGAAAAAACGCTGAAAAAAAATAACATTACCTGGGAATCTTACACTTCCACTCCCACTCCGCTAAATAACTTTTTATGGTACACCATGGCTCATAGTACCAATGGATATTATATAGGTTATCAATCCATATTGGACAAATCGGAATTTATGGATGTATTTTTTATACCAAAAAATGATTCACTGCTCATTCCATTTAATTCAGATGAGCGGGTACAAAAAATGATTCGCTTTGCAGAAGGTTATTATTGTATATCAAAAAATGATTCTGGTGGAATTGATTTTCACGATATGCGATTTGGCCAAATTGGGGGATGGCACGATCCAAATGCTCCCTTTGTCTTTACCTACCATTTATCAAAAGGTAAAAACAGCCAGATGATGATTAACCAGGGAAGATTCCAGGCTTCTACTAAAGAAGAATTTAATTCTTTAATAACCAGGATAAAGGGAATCTAGAATATTCCGATACAGGGTTCACCCCCTGTAACACTTATATCGATTCATGAATTGTAAAATTTTAGAATAGGCGACAAATATATCCTGTAATTATTCCGGACGAAGCACTCCCTGACGTCAGCGTAAAGAATTACAATTTCATTAACAACAATTTGCATTTTATTGTGAAATGGAACCGGCTTCCGAATGATAAATATTTTCTGTAAATGAAATAGGAATAGTTAATAAGGAGTAATTAACTTATCGTTTATCTCACTATAATTTCCCGGATGAAGATGAAAATAACGCTGGTTAAGCCAGCCGTCATCATATACTTCGTTGAGCCGGAGATGAAAGGAATTATTGTTCAGCTTCTGCATTACCTCTTTCTGATTTAATTCACTGAGCGTGGAAATACTTATCGTATGATCTTTATTATATAGAGAAGAAAATAAGATGGTTTCCATTGGCAGGCTCCACTCATACAAACGATCGTTTTCCGGATGTTTGGCATCGTCGATATAAAATTTGGAACCTTTGTTTAGTTGTGCTGCTGCAATTAACTGCTGTAGTTGCGCATTCCGCTGGCTATAAAAATCCGCATGCTGCAAAATAGCCGCACCCCGATAAATGATAATTAGCACAAAAATGATCTGCCAGATTATTTTCTTTGACGAGGTATAAAAGACTTCTTTCACGAATGGCATAAGGCAAAGAGGAACCAGCGTTAAATACATTCGCTCAAAATAATTGGTGCGTATCCAGGGGCCTGGCTGAGTAGTATTAATCAGCAAGATGTATCCTGCAATTACCGAAACAGTTAAAACAGCAAGCCTGTTTTTCTTTCTTTTCACCATATGATAAACAGCGATAAATGCCATGGTTAATAATTCACCGTAGTACAGAACCAGAAACTTTATCAGCGAATAAATATTATTCAGTGAGCCCAGATTGTTTGTTAAAATATTGCCAAGCTGGGATGCAGGCCAGCTTATTTTTCCGTTTTCATAGTCGGAGATAAAAAAATATTTATAGAGAATCCAGAAAAGAAAAATAAAACCCAACTGGATCGATAAGCTGCTGTTGAGTTTCTTCTCTTCGGAAATATGAAATAGAAGAACAAATACCACTCCTATAACCAGGAGCGGATAAGCGAATAAAACCGTGATCAGCATGAAATTAAAAAATAGCTTCTGCGATATTGTTTGATATCTTTTCTTATCGAGCAGGGCTGAAAAAAATATCAGTAACATTCCCCCGTACCAGACCTCGTACATCGGGCAGAAGTATAAAAAATACATCCCGCAAACACCCATGAGCAGCAACGCCCAGCAGGCACCTTCATGCCTTAGCCAGTAAAAGGACAAGCAAAACAGCGTCGCCAGGTACAGTACCGGGTTAATCGAGTTGAGAAATACAATACTGTTAAGAGGGAGGCTGAAAATAGTTCCGAGCCAGGCCAGGAATTGCGAGGCAATAAGAATATAACGCTGATGTTCCACCCGGAAACTCTCCGCGTTTACTACATGAAAAAAGTAATATGATCCATCCAGAAAAATACGCTCCTTAAAGAGACAGGCTGCACTAATAAAATAGGTTAGAAAATAAAAAGCAGCAAAAGCTAAAAGCCGTTTTCTATCAGTAAAGGTTTTATAAAAATATTTTTTACAGAGCAGAAATATGGTTAACACAGTAACCTGTAATTAACTTAAGACATCAAAAATTTATTCAATTTCTATTAATGAAGGAAGCCGTGCCTGGATACCCTTCATGCTCATCAGCGATTTTAGCTGATTAACCATAGGGTAATAGGTGCCGAGCTTTTCTTTTAACACCTTTGTTTCCCTGCTTTCTGTGACCATTTTAGCAAATTGATACCATGCATTTTTCTTCTCCGGATATTCTGATATTCGGTAGGAAGCAAGATGTGCAAGATGCGCTGCAATTTTTATGGCATCATCCAACCCACCAAGCGTATCCACCAGGCCGAGCTGTAATCCCTGAACACCGGTCCATACACGACCTTGTGCAATAGAATCCACTTTTGCGCGATCTATATTTCTGCCTCTGACCACGATACTCTTAAACTGGTCGTAAATGGTATCCACTTCGTTTTGTATAATCAGTTTTTCATCTGCGCGCAAAGGACGGTTCAAATTAGGGAAATCGGAGTACTTACCGGTGCTAACTCCATCTACGGTAATACCAAGCTTATCCTTACATAATTTTTGAAAATTCGGGAAGATCGCGAACACTCCAATAGAGCCTGTTAAGGTATTGGGCTGTGCAACTATTTTAGAGGCAAGCGCCGATATATAATATCCGCCGGAAGCAGCATAATCTCCCATTGAAATAACTACCGGCTTCTTCAATTTAGTTAATTCCACCTCATGTGCAATAACATCCGAAGCCAGGGAACTTCCTCCCGGAGAATTCACACGCAGAACAACTGCCTTTACATTATTATCGTCGCGCAGCTTTTGAAGCTGCTCTGCATATTTTGAAGAGCCAATATAATCATCGCCTCCTTTCCCATCTACTATGTCACCAGCCGCAAAGAGCACGGCGATGCGATCCGTTCCGGCGCCATTGTTTTCTGTCCCGGGGGCCTTCATATATTTCGCTAAAGGGATGAAGGTAATTTTATCTTTCTGCCCGATATGCAACCTCATTTTTATATCGTCAAAAACTTCATCTTCAAATTTTTCACCGTCCACCAGGTTATATCTCTTTGCATCGTGCGTATTGCGAACTGCTAAATTCTTATTGATGCTGTCAAGCCGCATCGGATCGATATTCCTGCTTACTGCTATATTGTTTATGATCCTGTTTTGGATATCATTAATTAATACGCTGGTCATCAACTTATTTTCCTTACTCATGGAATCGAGACGGTATGGCTCCGTTGCGGTCTTGAACTTGCCGTCATAAAATACCTGCGTCTCCACTCCCAGCTTCTGAAGCATTTCTTTATAAAATGGGTATCGTACAGAGATGCCATTAAATTCTATTGCTCCTTTAGGGTTCACATAAATTTTATCGGCAACACTGTTCAGGTAATAGGTTTTTTCCGTGGAAACCTCCGTATAGGCAATCACAAATTTCCCGGACTTTCTGAAATCAATAAGTGCATTTCTTATCTGATCAATGGTGGCCATGCCTGCATTTACAAATCCTGAATTGAGATAGATCCCTTTAATGTCTGCATCACCTTTTGCTTTCTTAATAGTTTTTAAGATATCATAGAGACCGGGAGAAACAGTAGGCTGGAAATCGGTAAATGAAAAACCAGCAAATGGCTGATAGTCGGTTTGCTCAGGAATTTCATAATCGAGTGTCATCTCCAGCACACTATTAGATTTAACCGAAACCGTCTCTTCTTTTGAAAAGGTGGATACGATTCCACTTATTATAATCCCTGAAATAAGGACCAATAAAAAAATACCTACAATTACTCCAAGCAGTGAACCGAAAAAGATTTTCCAGAAACTCATTATTAAATGTTTAATTGAGAAAAAAGTGTGGCAAAGTTATTTTAAAAACAATCAGCTTCTATATTGTTAAAAATTACAGCTTATTTCAACTGATCAACTTTTATCAGTTCCACCTGAATGAGCATGCGGAAAATGAGACAACCGTTTTACAATTTTATATTCAAGGGCTTGCATTCAGGTGTTGATATACCGCTATGAAAGATACCCCTCATCATTATTCTTGTATTTATCTTGTAACCTGAACTATGCCATATAATTTCATAACGATTGAAGGCAACATCGGGGCAGGAAAAACATCCCTTGCTACTATGTTGGCAAACGATTTAAACGGTAACCTGATTTTAGAACAATATGCAGACAATCCTTTCTTGCCATCCTTTTATAAAAACCCAAAGCAATTTGCATTTCCGCTGGAACTATTTTTTATGGCTGAACGATATCAGCAGCTAAAAGACCTCCAGAGTTCATCGAATTTGTTTCAATCATTTACCGTCTCGGATTACCTGTTTGCAAAGTCTATTCTTTTTGCAAGAGTAAATCTTGAACCAGAAGAATTTAAATTGTTTCAGCGGCTTGTAAAGGTTATATCATTTCCATTTCGAGAACCGGACTTATTGCTTTACCTGCATTTACCGGTTGAATTGTTATTAAAGAATATCAGCAAGCGCGGCAGAGATTATGAAAAAAATATCTCGGCAAATTATCTCCTAAAGATTCAAAAAGCATATTTCGATTTCTTTAAAACAAAACCACAGATGCGAATTCTTGTAGTTGATGTAAGTAAGATCGACTTTATAAAAAGCAAAAAAGACTATGATTTAATTCTTCCATTTTTAGATATGCATCTGGAAGCCGGGACTCATTTTGTGACACCCAGATCCTGATGTTTATCTGTTCTTTAAATGAAGTTTTTAATCTTTAATATCCGTGCCCTCAATATCAATATTGAATTAGGAGTTATTATTATTAATAATGCTCCACTACCCTTCAGTTCCCTAAAGGGAAAGAGCTCGCGCTTTAGCAGGTTAAAGTTTGCAACAATTGCGTGTCACAATTAGTATGGTAAAAACGGGATCAGATAAGCACTTCAATTGCGAGAGCCTGCGATTCCAGCCCGGAGGGATTCTGGAAATATAAAAGTTACCGATGCTGTTACTAAAGCTCTGCTTACTGAAAGAGGTCTTCACAGATTACTTTATCTCCGCCGTCCTGTTCAGCAGCCAGAAACCTATAGCCACTGCCAAGCTGAGTACAATGAAAAAATCAAAGGTGGAATCAAATCCGTATTTGCCTGCAAGACCTAAGCCAAGCGATGGCGCTGCAAACGTTGCAATACCAAATGAAATGGAATACAAAGCCGAGTATTGTCCCTGCCGTTCCTTCAGCGGCCTGGATAGGGAAAAGTTCATCATGAAAGGCATTGCAAATATTTCAGATGCAGTGATGATGACAATGTACATAACCGACCATAAGATCAATCCGTGGCCGAATTTCAATATTCCTAATGCAAAAGCAATGAACAGGGCGCCTGTGATGATGAAGGAAAATATATTTTTTCTCTTCTGAAGCACTGCCATCAGCGGCATTTCAATAACGACCACAAGCAAGCCATTGAGTGCCAGCAGCAATCCTATTACCTCTTCATTGTAGTTGCACACCCTATTGAAATACTGTGGTATGGTTGCGAAAATCTGGAAGAATCCGATGCCATATAACGCCACCAGTAAAATAAAAAACAGGTAACGGATGTCGCGGTAGGCGGACGTGCTGTGGTCTTTCAATACCGTGTTTTTATGGCGGTTTCTTTCTGTCTGCTGCTTCGGTAAATAATAATAGAGCATGATGGCTGCGCCAAAGCTCGTAAGCGCATCAATTACGAATAGCCAATGATAGCCGAGGCGCAATGCCACCACACCACCCATGGCAGGACCTACAGAAAATCCTAAGTTAACGGCCAGGCGGACTAAGGAAACGGAGCGTGTCCGGTTTTCAGGAGTGGTGAAGGAGGCGATGGCAGCGCCGTTTGCGGGGCGGAAGAGATCTGCGCTGAAGGCATAGGTGAAGAGGACGATGATAATGAAAATCGTGTGGTAGCTACCAGCATCAGGAACAAGATGAGCCCGCTGCTGATGAGTGAGACGAGCATGATGTAAAAATAATTGGTACGGTCGGTGAGCCAGCCGCCTGCATAGCTTCCGAGAATACTACCCATACCATAGAAGCTCATGATGAAGCCGGCTTCTCCTATAGAAAAATGCAGCTCTTTGGTAAGGTACAGTGAAGTAAACAACAGCACCATGGAGCCGCTCCGGTTGATGAACATCGAGATGGACAATATCCAGATGTTGTGCTGCAGGTTGGAAAAAGCCTGACGGTACAGCGATAGAATATAGAGCATAGCAGGTGGTAAAAATAAAGATTGGCGTGAAAATTTTTTTGAATGCTTTGGATTCAAAAGACAAGAAACAGTAAATTCCTTTATTATATTTGAAAAGGGATAGGTGATTAATTTAAGCTACAATACTATATAATAAGCAAAAGCAAATCTCAAAGATTCAATCACCGTTGTATAGTTATTATGAAAAGCGAACTTTTGGAAGATATAAAGTGACGACAATACGATTGTTGTGCGTCATTCTATGGCGACACTGCAAACTTGAAACTGATTGAATACTGCGAACTTTTTTAAAACGATATTTTCAAATATTTTAAATCATTAAAACTAAACAAATCATGAGTGAATCAAAAATTCAAATCAAAGTGGGAATCGTGGAATTCTCTGGTGAGGGCAATCAAGATTGGTTAGCTACCCAGCTTGATAAAATTTTGGGAAAAGTTCCTGAATTATTAAAGATTGAATTGAACAATCCACCTAATGCTGGAGGAGGAAATTCAAATAACAATGCAGGAGGTGGAAACAATAATTCACAAGCGGGCAAGCCAACAAATCTTCCTGCATTCCTGAAAGAAAAAGCTGCAACGACCAATCAAACTAAAAAATTCTTGGCGACAGCTGCGTTTATTCAATTAGGTGGTAAAGACAGAATGATGACTTCTGATGTTTTTACTTTGTTAAACAAAACAAATCAGACCAAAATAAACAATGCTGCTGATACCTTGAACAAAAATGTTGGCAAAGGACAATGCACAAAAGATGGCAGTTCGTTTTATGTAACTCCCGAAGGATTTACAGAACTATCTATCAATATTGACTAATGAACCTAAACACTTTTCTAAATAGTATTCCAGACGGGCTTAAAAAACCATTGATTGCAGAATACAACAGC
It includes:
- a CDS encoding ketoacyl-ACP synthase III; the protein is MAKITAAITGIHGYVPDYVLTNQELEAMVDTTDDWITSRTGIKERRILKGEGKGTSQIAAAAVKGLLKKTNTNPDSIELLICATTTPDMQFPATANIISDLVGLKKAWGFDLQAACSGFLYAITVASKMIESGTIRRAIVVGADKMSSIIDYTDRATCVIFGDGGGAVLLEPNLHGLGILDCIMYSDGAGMVHLHQKAGGSAMPASKETVDKRLHYVYQEGQAVYKFAVSRMADVGYEIMTKNGLTPDDIAWLVPHQANKRIIDATAQKMGLPESKVMINIQKFGNTTNGTIPLCLWEWEKKLHKGDNLVLAAFGGGFTWGAVYMKWAYES
- the efp gene encoding elongation factor P, translating into MATTQDIKKGLTIQYKNDLYTIVDFQHVKPGKGGAFVRTKLKSVTTGKVIDQTWNSGEEIIPVYVQRKKYQFLYKDESGYSFMDQNTFDQVTLDEEMVVGHEFIKEGQEVEIAFHSETDKPLSCELPAFVILEITYSEPGVKGDTANNPMKKAILETGTEISVPLFVDSGIKIKVDTRTGSYVERVKV
- the fsa gene encoding fructose-6-phosphate aldolase, whose protein sequence is MKFFIDTANLDQIKEANDLGILDGVTTNPSLMAKEGIRGEENIMKHYVTICEMVGQNISAEVISTDFDGIVAEGKKLAALHPAILVKVPMIKEGVKALKWFSDNGIKTNCTLIFSAGQALLASKAGANIVSPFIGRIDDSNWDGVQLIEQIVLIYSNYGIKTEVLAASIRSPLHIVKCAEAGADICTSPLESITGLLKHPLTDIGLEKFLADYKKGQQ
- a CDS encoding metal-dependent hydrolase; the protein is MDNITHAVLGASIGELTAGKKLGKKALLWGALAANLPDIDVFFSSFQKIPDSLLTHRGFTHSILFCALATLLLAWWFNNMFRRYNAAFEDWARLFGFSLFSHIILDSLTTYGTGWFEPFSHYRVSFNTIFVLDPTYTIPLLISFIALVILKSSSLKRKYWLWAGLIISSSYLLFDFINKISVDTLFEKTLKKNNITWESYTSTPTPLNNFLWYTMAHSTNGYYIGYQSILDKSEFMDVFFIPKNDSLLIPFNSDERVQKMIRFAEGYYCISKNDSGGIDFHDMRFGQIGGWHDPNAPFVFTYHLSKGKNSQMMINQGRFQASTKEEFNSLITRIKGI
- the sppA gene encoding signal peptide peptidase SppA translates to MSFWKIFFGSLLGVIVGIFLLVLISGIIISGIVSTFSKEETVSVKSNSVLEMTLDYEIPEQTDYQPFAGFSFTDFQPTVSPGLYDILKTIKKAKGDADIKGIYLNSGFVNAGMATIDQIRNALIDFRKSGKFVIAYTEVSTEKTYYLNSVADKIYVNPKGAIEFNGISVRYPFYKEMLQKLGVETQVFYDGKFKTATEPYRLDSMSKENKLMTSVLINDIQNRIINNIAVSRNIDPMRLDSINKNLAVRNTHDAKRYNLVDGEKFEDEVFDDIKMRLHIGQKDKITFIPLAKYMKAPGTENNGAGTDRIAVLFAAGDIVDGKGGDDYIGSSKYAEQLQKLRDDNNVKAVVLRVNSPGGSSLASDVIAHEVELTKLKKPVVISMGDYAASGGYYISALASKIVAQPNTLTGSIGVFAIFPNFQKLCKDKLGITVDGVSTGKYSDFPNLNRPLRADEKLIIQNEVDTIYDQFKSIVVRGRNIDRAKVDSIAQGRVWTGVQGLQLGLVDTLGGLDDAIKIAAHLAHLASYRISEYPEKKNAWYQFAKMVTESRETKVLKEKLGTYYPMVNQLKSLMSMKGIQARLPSLIEIE
- a CDS encoding deoxynucleoside kinase, with translation MPYNFITIEGNIGAGKTSLATMLANDLNGNLILEQYADNPFLPSFYKNPKQFAFPLELFFMAERYQQLKDLQSSSNLFQSFTVSDYLFAKSILFARVNLEPEEFKLFQRLVKVISFPFREPDLLLYLHLPVELLLKNISKRGRDYEKNISANYLLKIQKAYFDFFKTKPQMRILVVDVSKIDFIKSKKDYDLILPFLDMHLEAGTHFVTPRS
- a CDS encoding MFS transporter, which encodes MGGVVALRLGYHWLFVIDALTSFGAAIMLYYYLPKQQTERNRHKNTVLKDHSTSAYRDIRYLFFILLVALYGIGFFQIFATIPQYFNRVCNYNEEVIGLLLALNGLLVVVIEMPLMAVLQKRKNIFSFIITGALFIAFALGILKFGHGLILWSVMYIVIITASEIFAMPFMMNFSLSRPLKERQGQYSALYSISFGIATFAAPSLGLGLAGKYGFDSTFDFFIVLSLAVAIGFWLLNRTAEIK